A region from the Sorex araneus isolate mSorAra2 chromosome 6, mSorAra2.pri, whole genome shotgun sequence genome encodes:
- the NCAPH2 gene encoding condensin-2 complex subunit H2 has translation MEDVEARFAHLLQPIRDLTKNWEVDVAAQLGEYLEELDQICISFDEGKTSMNFIEAALLIQGSACVYSKKVEYLYSLVYQALDFISGKRRAKQLPSEQAHTSSGSLPSGASQEVEDEFLSLDDLPHSRTNLYLRTGQEPTEVLIIPLLPMALVAPDELEKSQHPLYSCQGETLASRKDYRMNTSTPNLQGSFMLEPTGLCQETLGEPQEAGQVEEQPMDVSLSASPAPGPVLSCCQDPGPSLDAQMPGSNGGEDEDAGWGAEAPSPEPPLEPQESGSPRQDTAQPRKYLLRERHKALEPVSRLKETPDPWQSLDPFDSLDSKPFKKGRPFSVPPCVEEAPGQKRKKKGTSKLQDFHQWYLAAYNDHADARRSRRKGPSFADMEVLYWKHVKEQLETLRKLQRRQMAPRWLPGTEEGLWPVEEDREEDSSEDLGAADDDLEAAEYAESEGAEPEEAIDLKADAMPAPLSYEELVRKNVELYITSSQRFVHETELGQRIRDWEDRVQPLLQEQEERVPFDIHTYEDQVVSSFSQLNQWCPFAKLVAGQPAFEVCRSMLASLQLANDYTVEISQQPGLEEAVDTMSLRLLTQQRAYRRFQTYTAPSMAQPQAGPPSPAGSPSPAMSPSGPA, from the exons ATGGAGGACGTGGAGGCGCGCTTCGCCCACCTCCTGCAGCCCATCCGCGACCTCACCAAGAACTGGGAGGTGGACGTGGCGGCGCAGCTGGGCGAGTACCTGGAGGAG CTGGACCAGATCTGCATTTCCTTTGACGAGGGCAAGACCAGCATGAACTTCATCGAGGCGGCACTCCTGATCCAGGGCTCCGCCTGCGTCTATAGTAAGAAG GTGGAATACCTGTACTCGCTGGTCTACCAGGCTCTGGATTTCATCTCTGGGAAGAG GCGGGCCAAGCAGCTCCCCTCGGAACAGGCGCACACGTCCAGTGGGAGCCTCCCCTCTGGGGCCTCCCAGGAGGTGGAGGATGAG TTCCTGTCACTGGACGACCTCCCGCACTCCCGGACCAACTTGTACCTGCGGACCGGCCAGGAGCCTACC GAAGTGCTCATCATTCCACTCCTGcctatggccctggtggcccccgatGAGCTGGAGAAGAGCCAGCACCCACTGTACAG CTGTCAGGGAGAGACCCTGGCCAGCAGGAAGGACTACCGGATGAACACGAGCACCCCGAACCTCCAAGGCTCCTTCATGCTGGAGCCCACAGGCCTGTGCCAGGAGACCCTGGGAGAGCCGCAGG AGGCCGGGCAGGTCGAGGAGCAGCCCATGGACGTCTCTCTGTCTGCgagccctgcccccggccctgtACTCAGCTGCTGCCAGGACCCAG GTCCTTCCCTGGATGCTCAGATGCCCGGCAGCAATGGGGGCGAGGACGAGGATGCGGGCTGGGGGGCAGAGGCCCCCTCCCCTGAGCCTCCCCTGGAACCACAGGAGTCTGGGAGCCCACGGCAG GACACAGCACAGCCCCGGAAGTACCTGCTGCGGGAGAGGCACAAGGCGCTGGAGCCCGTGTCCCGGCTGAAG GAGACCCCAGACCCCTGGCAGAGTCTGGACCCCTTTGACTCCCTGGACTCAAAGCCCTTCAAGAAAG GCCGGCCCTTCTCTGTGCCCCCCTGTGTGGAAGAGGCTCCAGGGCAGAAACGCAAGAAGAAAGGCACTTCCAAGCTGCAGGACTTCCACCAGTGGTACCTGGCTGCCT ACAATGACCACGCTGACGCCAGGAGGTCCCGGAGGAAGGGCCCATCCTTCGCAG ACATGGAAGTCCTATACTGGAAGCACGTGAAGGAGCAGCTGGAGACCCTCCGGAAGCTGCAGAGGCGGCAG ATGGCTCCGCGCTGGCTCCCCGGGACCGAGGAGGGGCTGTGGCCCGTGGAGGAGGACCGGGAAGAAGACTCCTCAGAGGACCTAGGGGCCGCAG ATGACGACCTAGAAGCCGCGGAGTATGCCGAGTCTGAGGGCGCAGAGCCTGAGGAAGCCATAGACCTGA AAGCAGATGCCATGCCCGCGCCGCTGAGCTACGAGGAGCTGGTCCGCAAGAACGTG GAGCTGTACATCACCTCCTCCCAGAGGTTCGTCCACGAGACAGAGCTGGGCCAGCGCATCCGAGACTGGGAGGACAGAGTGCAGCCCCTCCTCCAGGAGCAG GAGGAGCGTGTGCCCTttgacatacacacatatgaggACCAGGTGGTCTCAAGCTTCAGCCAGCTCAACCAGTGGTGCCCCTTTGCGAAGCTAGTGGCTGGCCAGCCTGCCTTCGAGGTGTGCCGCTCGATGCTGGCCTCCCTGCAGCTG GCCAACGACTACACGGTGGAGATCAGCCAGCAGCCCGGCCTGGAGGAGGCTGTGGACACCATGTCCCTGAggctgctcacacagcagagggCGTACAGGCGCTTCCAGACCTATACTGCCCCTTCCATGGCCCAGCCCCAGGCtggacccccctcccctgctgggtccccctcccctgccatgaGTCCCTCTGGCCCAGCCTAA
- the TYMP gene encoding thymidine phosphorylase isoform X1, with product MAAPRGVSEGGSRGPGDSSPGPRPLPELIRLKRDGGRLSEGDILSFVRAVVDGSAQGPQVGAMLMAIRLRGMDMTETEVLTRALANSGQQLQWPEAWHQQLVDKHSTGGVGDKVSLVLAPALAACGCKVPMISGRGLGHTGGTLDKLESIPGFTVLQSPEQMQELLEHVGCCIVGQSQELVPADGLLYAARDVTATIDSLPLVTASILSKKVVERLSALVVDVKFGGAAFFPTQAQARELAEALVGVGAGLGLRVAAALTAMDNPLGRSVGNALEVEEALLAMDGAGPPDLRDLVLRLGGALLWLSGQAESQDAGAQRVAAALDDGSARARFERMLAAQGVDPGLARALCSGTPAQRRQLLPRARGQEELRAPVDGTVELVRALPLARVLHELGAGRSRAGESLRPGVGAELLVDVGQRVSRGEHRPRAPGVPRAPARADRPPARPQGRPGSACTWTRQRSATRSAAPCRGRSCSRTASPSPPPRPSRSWCCRRPHLRSNKARKPTASSACLWGGASRRRKYRSTHQKHRPAHARWPGRRRGVLAAAWGTRDRCGRPVGPGRRLR from the exons ATGGCAGCACCCCGTGGCGTCTCGGAGGGAGGGTCCCGGGGTCCTGGCGACTCTTCGCCAGGGCCCCGGCCGCTCCCGGAGCTCATCCGCCTGAAGCGCGACGGCGGCCGCCTGAGCGAGGGGGACATCCTGAGCTTCGTGCGCGCGGTGGTGGACGGGAGCGCGCAGGGCCCGCAAGTCG gggccatgctcatggccatCCGGCTGCGAGGCATGGATATGACGGAAACAGAGGTGCTGACTCGAGCACTGGCCAACTCGGGGCAGCAGCTACAGTGGCCTGAGGCCTGGCACCAGCAGCTGGTGGACAAACACTCCACAGGGGGCGTGGGGGACAAGGTCAGCCTGGTCCTGGCGCCTGCCCTAGCGGCCTGTGGCTGCAAG GTTCCAATGATCAGTGGCCGTGGTCTGGGGCACACCGGGGGCACCCTGGATAAGCTGGAGTCTATTCCTGGATTCACTGTCCTTCAGAGCCCAGAGCAG ATGCAAGAGCTGCTGGAGCACGTGGGCTGCTGCATTGTgggtcagagccaggagctggTCCCTGCAGATGGTCTCCTGTATGCAGCCAGAGATGTGACAGCTACCATCGACAGTCTGCCCCTCGTCACAG CCTCCATCCTCAGCAAGAAGGTGGTGGAAAGGCTGTCGGCGCTGGTGGTGGATGTGAAGTTTGGAGGGGCTGCGTTCTTCCCcacccaggcccaggcccgggaACTGGCTGAAGCACTG GTGGGCGTAGGGGCGGGCCTGGGGCTTCGCGTCGCGGCTGCTCTCACCGCCATGGACAACCCCCTGGGCCGCAGTGTGGGCAACGCCCTGGAAGTGGAAGAGGCGCTGCTCGCAATGGACGGCGCGGGGCCGCCGGACCTGCGGGACCTGGTCCTGAGGCTCG GGGGCGCTCTGCTGTGGCTCAGTGGACAGGCGGAGAGCCAGGACGCCGGCGCCCAGCGGGTGGCCGCCGCGCTGGACGACGGCTCGGCCCGGGCACGCTTCGAGCGAATGCTCGCGGCGCAGGGCGTGGACCCGGGCCTGGCCCGAGCCCTGTGCAGCGGGACCCCCGCGCAGCGTCGGCAGCTGCTGCCCCGCGCCCGGGGGCAGGAGGAGCTGCGCGCGCCCGTGGACG ggaCCGTGGAGCTGGTCCGGGCGCTGCCCCTGGCGCGCGTACTGCACGAGCTTGGGGCCGGGCGAAGCCGCGCCGGGGAGTCGCTCCGACCAGGCGTGGGCGCCGAGCTGCTGGTGGACGTGGGCCAGAGAGTGAGCCGCGGTGAGCACCGCCCTCGGGCTCCCGGCGTCCCGCGCGCGCCTGCCCGCGCTgaccgcccacccgcccgcccgcagggACGCCCTGGCTCCGCGTGCACCTGGACGCGCCAGCGCTCAGCGACCCGCAGCGCCgcgccctgcagggggcgctcgTGCTCTCGGACCGCGAGCCCTTCGCCGCCCCCTCGCCCTTCGCGGAGCTGGTGCTGCCGCCGGCCGCACCTGCGCAGTAATAAAGCCCGAAAGCCGACAGCAAGTAGTGCGTGTTtgtggggcggggcctcgcggcgCCGGAAGTACCGGTCCACGCACCAGAAGCACCGCCCCGCGCACGCGCGCTGGCCAGGGCGCCGCCGCGGAGTCCTGGCGGCCGCGTGGGGAACGCGGGACCGGTGCGGGCGTCCAGTCGGCCCCGGGAGGCGCCTGCGGTGA
- the ODF3B gene encoding outer dense fiber protein 3B, whose protein sequence is MGSDMWVGPWRPHRPRGPIAALYSGPGPKYMLPPNTGYALHDPSRARAPAFTFGSRLPTMSAPCGPGPGYLVPPRMTARGRDGTPAFSIYGRPRATTAFCTPGPGRYRPELAGNVAYPSAPRYTLAPRNWGLRVDTHIPGPATYKVPSLLGPNLVSKVSAPTYSMYGRNPVGSFLEDLSKTPGPCAYHVVNTGVYKSRAPQFTMLARTSLPQDQSQKPGPAAYNVDQNRKPGGWSFGIRHSDYMAPLLIDPEK, encoded by the exons ATGGGCTCGGACATGTGGGTGGGCCCGTGGCGGCCGCACCGCCCGCGGGGCCCCATCGCGGCGCTCTACAGCGGCCCCGGGCCCAAGTACATGCTTCCCCCCAACACCG GCTACGCCCTGCACGACCCGTCTCGGGCCCGCGCCCCCGCCTTCACCTTCGGCTCGCGCCTCCCCACAATGTCGGCTCCGTGCGGCCCGGGCCCCGGCTACCTGGTGCCGCCCCGCATGACTGCGCGCGGGCGGGACGGCACCCCCGCCTTCTCCATCTACGGCCGGCCGCGCGCCACCACGGCCTTCTGCACCCCGGGACCGG GCAGGTACCGCCCAGAGCTGGCCGGGAACGTGGCATACCCCAGTGCGCCGCGGTACACCCTAGCCCCCCGGAACTGGGGCCTGCGCGTGGATACGCATATCCCAG GCCCAGCGACCTACAAGGTACCATCGCTCTTGGGCCCAAACTTGGTCAGTAAAGTCTCGGCCCCGACTTACTCTATGTACGGCCGCAACCCGGTGGGCAGCTTCCTGGAGGACCTGAGCAAG ACCCCGGGGCCCTGCGCTTACCACGTGGTGAACACCGGCGTCTACAAGTCCCGGGCCCCCCAGTTCACCATGCTGGCGCGAACGTCGCTTCCCCAGGACCAGTCTCAGAAGCCGGGGCCAGCGGCCTACAACGTGGACCAG AACCGTAAACCCGGAGGCTGGAGCTTCGGGATCCGGCACTCGGACTACATGGCCCCGCTACTCATCGACCCGGAGAAGTGA
- the LMF2 gene encoding lipase maturation factor 2, producing MAGSRLPQQLFLQGVAAVFMFAFVSLYMQIPGLYGADGILPARRMLRPQGKGRWRQLWETPTLLWEAPLLGLDTAQGLELLSLLGALLALGALLLRRLRHLLTYLLLWAAYLSACQVGQVFLYFQWDSLLLETGFLAALVAPLWRPPHRKQAPQVRLVGAAPHEDLPFWLVRWLLFRLMFSSGVVKLTSRCPTWWGLTALTYHYETQCLPTPAAWYAHHLPVWLHKLSVVATFLIEVAMPLLFFAPIRRLRLVAFYSQVLLQVLIIITGNYNFFNLLTLVLTTALLDDAHLAVQGNHNRRRRTPASWPKMVLAALGLLLELGVYGLLAYGTVCCFGLEVDWERRSVESRTTFTFHQFFQWLKAVTVPTMWLGAASLTWELLTALWRWTQVRGWLPKLVTAAELCVVGAATVALFTVSLVPYSYVEPDSHSRLWTGAHRLFNSVGHLQLSSSYGLFRRMTGVGGRPEVVLEGSYDGHQWTEVEFMYKPGNVSQLPPIVTPHQPRLDWQMWFAALGPHTHSPWFTSLVHRLLQGKEPVIRLIQNHPARYPFHQRPPTYLRAQRYKYWFSQPGEERRWWRRQWVEEFFPAVTLGDPTLDTLLRQFGLQDKSPPRVRSSANTLAQSLHWVREQLTPLDTPTLLWGLLAATVALRISQALWGPRSACPSPPAREEKPQLSPKKDSGSAGKQATPAPESGSLRSRASRKKK from the exons ATGGCGGGCTCCAGGCTCCCGCAGCAGCTCTTCCTCCAGGGTGTGGCCGCCGTCTTCATGTTCGCCTTTGTTTCCCTCTACATGCAGATCCCTG GCCTCTATGGCGCCGACGGCATCTTGCCCGCCCGGAGGATGCTGCGACCCCAGGGCAAGGGCCGCTGGAGGCAGCTGTGGGAGACCCCGACGCTGCTGTGGGAGGCGCCGCTGCTGGGGCTGGACACCGCGCAGGGCCTGGAGCTGCTGAGCCTGCTGGGCGCGCTGCTGGCCCTGGGCGCGCTGCTGCTGCGACGCCTGCGCCACCTCCTCACCTACCTGCTGCTCTGGGCTGCCTACCTGTCGGCCTGCCAG GTGGGACAGGTGTTTCTCTACTTCCAGTG GGACTCCCTCCTGCTGGAAACCGGCTTCCTGGCTGCGCTGGTGGCCCCCCTGTGGCGACCCCCCCACCGCAAGCAGGCCCCTCAGGTCAGGCTAGTAGGGGCCGCGCCACACGAGGACCTCCCCTTCTGGCTGGTGCGCTGGCTGCTCTTCAGACTCATGTTCTCCTCGGGTGTGGTCAAGCTGACCAGCCGCTGCCCCACATGGTGGGGGCTCACCG CGCTCACCTACCACTACGAGACACAGTGCCTGCCCACACCTGCCGCCTGGTATGCCCACCACCTGCCCGTGTGGCTGCACAAGCTCAGCGTTGTGGCCACCTTCCTCATCGAGGTGGCCATGCCCCTGCTGTTCTTTGCCCCTATCCGCCGCCTGCgcttggttgccttctactcCCAG GTCCTGCTCCAAGTGCTGATCATCATCACCGGCAACTACAACTTCTTCAACCTCCTCACGCTGGTGCTCACCACTGCCCTCCTGGACGATGCTCACCTGGCCGTCCAGGGCAACCACAATCGCCGCAGGAGGACGCCCGCCT CCTGGCCCAAGATGGTGCTGGCCGCACTGGGGCTGCTGCTGGAACTGGGCGTCTACGGCCTGCTGGCCTACGGCACCGTGTGCTGCTTTGGCCTGGAGGTGGACTGGGAGCGGCGCAGCGTGGAGTCCAGGACCA CCTTCACCTTCCACCAGTTCTTCCAGTGGCTGAAGGCAGTGACCGTGCCCACCATGTGGCTGGGGGCGGCCTCACTCACCTGGGAGCTGCTGACTGCCCTCTGGAG GTGGACGCAGGTGCGAGGGTGGCTTCCAAAGCTGGTCACAGCCGCTGAGCTATGCGTCGTGGGTGCAGCCACCGTGGCCTTGTTCACGGTCAGCCTG GTGCCGTACTCCTACGTGGAGCCGGACAGCCACAGCCGCCTCTGGACGGGCGCCCACCGCCTCTTCAACTCGGTGGGACACCTGCAGCTCTCCAGCTCCTACGGCCTCTTCCGCCGCATGACCGGTGTGGGCGGGCGGCCCGAAGTGGTGTTGGAGGGCAGCTATGATGGGCACCAGTGGACG GAGGTGGAGTTCATGTACAAGCCCGGGAACGTGAGCCAGCTGCCCCCCATCGTGACGCCACACCAGCCGCGCCTGGACTGGCAGATGTGGTTCGCAGCCCTGGGTCCACATACCCACAGCCCCTGGTTCACCAGCCTCGTGCACCGCCTGCTGCAGGGCAAGGAGCCAG TCATCCGCCTCATCCAGAACCACCCAGCCAGGTACCCTTTCCACCAGCGTCCGCCCACCTACCTGCGGGCCCAGCGGTACAAATACTGGTTCTCACAGCCGGGGGAGGAGCG GAGGTGGTGGCGCAGGCAGTGGGTGGAGGAGTTCTTCCCGGCCGTGACCCTCGGGGATCCCACACTGGACACGCTGCTCAGACAGTTCGGTCTCCAG gacaAGAGCCCTCCCCGGGTCCGCAGCTCCGCTAACACCCTGGCCCAGAGCCTGCACTGGGTACGGGAGCAGCTGACACCCCTGGACACCCCCACGCTGCTCTGGGGGCTCCTTGCTGCCACCGTGGCCCTCAGGATCTCTCAGGCCCTCTGGGGCCCCcgctctgcctgcccctcccctcctgcccgcgAGGAGAAGCCCCAGCTGTCCCCCAAGAAGGACTCGGGAAGTGCCGGCAAGCAGGCAACTCCAGCACCCGAGAGCGGCAGCCTACGGTCCCGGGCCTCCCGGAAGAAGAAGTAG
- the TYMP gene encoding thymidine phosphorylase isoform X2, which produces MAAPRGVSEGGSRGPGDSSPGPRPLPELIRLKRDGGRLSEGDILSFVRAVVDGSAQGPQVGAMLMAIRLRGMDMTETEVLTRALANSGQQLQWPEAWHQQLVDKHSTGGVGDKVSLVLAPALAACGCKVPMISGRGLGHTGGTLDKLESIPGFTVLQSPEQMQELLEHVGCCIVGQSQELVPADGLLYAARDVTATIDSLPLVTASILSKKVVERLSALVVDVKFGGAAFFPTQAQARELAEALVGVGAGLGLRVAAALTAMDNPLGRSVGNALEVEEALLAMDGAGPPDLRDLVLRLGGALLWLSGQAESQDAGAQRVAAALDDGSARARFERMLAAQGVDPGLARALCSGTPAQRRQLLPRARGQEELRAPVDGTVELVRALPLARVLHELGAGRSRAGESLRPGVGAELLVDVGQRVSRGTPWLRVHLDAPALSDPQRRALQGALVLSDREPFAAPSPFAELVLPPAAPAQ; this is translated from the exons ATGGCAGCACCCCGTGGCGTCTCGGAGGGAGGGTCCCGGGGTCCTGGCGACTCTTCGCCAGGGCCCCGGCCGCTCCCGGAGCTCATCCGCCTGAAGCGCGACGGCGGCCGCCTGAGCGAGGGGGACATCCTGAGCTTCGTGCGCGCGGTGGTGGACGGGAGCGCGCAGGGCCCGCAAGTCG gggccatgctcatggccatCCGGCTGCGAGGCATGGATATGACGGAAACAGAGGTGCTGACTCGAGCACTGGCCAACTCGGGGCAGCAGCTACAGTGGCCTGAGGCCTGGCACCAGCAGCTGGTGGACAAACACTCCACAGGGGGCGTGGGGGACAAGGTCAGCCTGGTCCTGGCGCCTGCCCTAGCGGCCTGTGGCTGCAAG GTTCCAATGATCAGTGGCCGTGGTCTGGGGCACACCGGGGGCACCCTGGATAAGCTGGAGTCTATTCCTGGATTCACTGTCCTTCAGAGCCCAGAGCAG ATGCAAGAGCTGCTGGAGCACGTGGGCTGCTGCATTGTgggtcagagccaggagctggTCCCTGCAGATGGTCTCCTGTATGCAGCCAGAGATGTGACAGCTACCATCGACAGTCTGCCCCTCGTCACAG CCTCCATCCTCAGCAAGAAGGTGGTGGAAAGGCTGTCGGCGCTGGTGGTGGATGTGAAGTTTGGAGGGGCTGCGTTCTTCCCcacccaggcccaggcccgggaACTGGCTGAAGCACTG GTGGGCGTAGGGGCGGGCCTGGGGCTTCGCGTCGCGGCTGCTCTCACCGCCATGGACAACCCCCTGGGCCGCAGTGTGGGCAACGCCCTGGAAGTGGAAGAGGCGCTGCTCGCAATGGACGGCGCGGGGCCGCCGGACCTGCGGGACCTGGTCCTGAGGCTCG GGGGCGCTCTGCTGTGGCTCAGTGGACAGGCGGAGAGCCAGGACGCCGGCGCCCAGCGGGTGGCCGCCGCGCTGGACGACGGCTCGGCCCGGGCACGCTTCGAGCGAATGCTCGCGGCGCAGGGCGTGGACCCGGGCCTGGCCCGAGCCCTGTGCAGCGGGACCCCCGCGCAGCGTCGGCAGCTGCTGCCCCGCGCCCGGGGGCAGGAGGAGCTGCGCGCGCCCGTGGACG ggaCCGTGGAGCTGGTCCGGGCGCTGCCCCTGGCGCGCGTACTGCACGAGCTTGGGGCCGGGCGAAGCCGCGCCGGGGAGTCGCTCCGACCAGGCGTGGGCGCCGAGCTGCTGGTGGACGTGGGCCAGAGAGTGAGCCGCG ggACGCCCTGGCTCCGCGTGCACCTGGACGCGCCAGCGCTCAGCGACCCGCAGCGCCgcgccctgcagggggcgctcgTGCTCTCGGACCGCGAGCCCTTCGCCGCCCCCTCGCCCTTCGCGGAGCTGGTGCTGCCGCCGGCCGCACCTGCGCAGTAA
- the LOC101546900 gene encoding protein SCO2 homolog, mitochondrial, giving the protein MALLARLPAAGLCRLGGRALSRLGPAGARGPGLRARLLVTALFGAGLWGAWRAARAEKEQRRRQQRAEALRQAAIGQGDFDLLDHHGRPRCKADFRGQWVLMYFGFTHCPDICPDELEKLVQVVRQLEAEPGLPPVQPLFITVDPERDDVAAMARYVQDFHPRLLGLTGSAEQVAQVSRSYRVYYSAGPKDEDQDYIVDHSIAIYLLSPDGLFTDYYSRSRSAQQIVDSVRDHMATFRSVLSEPGH; this is encoded by the coding sequence ATGGCGCTGCTGGCGCGGCTCCCCGCCGCGGGGCTCTGCCGCCTGGGAGGCCGGGCGCTGTCGCGGCTGGGGCCGGCGGGtgcgcggggcccggggctgcgCGCGCGGCTGCTGGTCACCGCCCTGTTCGGCGCGGGGCTGTGGGGTGCCTGGCGGGCCGCGCGCGCCGAGAAggagcagcggcggcggcagcagcgggcCGAGGCCCTGCGCCAGGCGGCCATAGGCCAGGGGGACTTCGACCTGCTGGACCACCACGGCCGCCCGCGGTGCAAGGCCGACTTCCGGGGCCAGTGGGTGCTGATGTACTTTGGCTTCACCCACTGCCCCGACATCTGCCCGGACGAGCTGGAGAAGCTGGTGCAGGTCGTGCGGCAGCTGGAGGCCGAGCCGGGGCTGCCCCCGGTGCAGCCCCTCTTCATCACCGTGGACCCTGAGCGGGACGACGTCGCCGCCATGGCCCGCTATGTGCAGGACTTCCACCCACGGCTCCTGGGGCTGACcggctctgccgagcaggtggcccaggtcagccgcagcTACCGCGTGTACTACAGCGCGGGCCCGAAGGACGAGGACCAGGACTACATCGTGGATCACTCCATTGCCATCTACCTGCTCAGCCCGGACGGCCTCTTCACGGACTACTACAGCCGCTCCCGCTCAGCCCAGCAGATTGTGGACAGCGTGCGGGACCACATGGCCACCTTCCGTAGCGTCCTGAGCGAGCCCGGTCATTAA